The proteins below come from a single Mya arenaria isolate MELC-2E11 chromosome 8, ASM2691426v1 genomic window:
- the LOC128242959 gene encoding uncharacterized protein LOC128242959 has translation MADIPKSSAYDTEKQKRKKNPYFTASETLIIEECMGDLETREMLTNKFTDKISNEKKKRKWEEIGVKCPALGCAVRTGDEISVKWQNMRKIAKAEITSERLQRGERGRGTDTLKKATDQANRIVFIHADASFNGVVGGMDSDEPGYFVINMII, from the exons ATGGCCGACATCCCAAAGTCTTCTGCTTATgatactgaaaaacaaaaaaggaaaaaaaacccTTATTTCACAGCTAGTGAAACATTGATTATAGAGGAATGTATGGGAGACCTCGAGACGAGGGAAATGCTGACTAAcaaatttacagataaaatttctaatgagaaaaagaaaagaaaatgggAAGAAATAGGTGTCAAATGTCCTGCCCTGGGGTGTGCTGTTCGGACTGGCGATGAAATCAGTGTTAAATGGCAGAACATGCGAAAAATTGCCAAGGCTGAGATAACAAG TGAAAGGCTCCAGCGGGGAGAGAGAGGGCGGGGTACTGACACGCTAAAGAAGGCTACAGATCAAGCCAATAGAATTGTATTTATACATGCTGATGCCAGTTTCAATGGAGTTGTAGGTGGAATGGACTCTGATGAGCCAGGTTATTTCgtgataaacatgataatttga